A part of Rhodamnia argentea isolate NSW1041297 chromosome 8, ASM2092103v1, whole genome shotgun sequence genomic DNA contains:
- the LOC115756518 gene encoding protein IQ-DOMAIN 11, with protein MAKRRSWFTLVKRFFRLEKRTKPEKEGRRKWVFERLQVKRLPPIAVPPPPKTVDDAEEQVQSKHALSMALAVAAASEAAAAAASEAAAKVAKLTSQPQHSSHQCQKEVDGPSIAIIHQDTTHISRQKERKSQELAAIRIQAAFRGYLARKALRALKGIVRLQAIIRGRAVRRQAMTILKHLQSIVDIHSQVCATRSHIVQMHCDENCQIKHIRYKVDKNSQRRWDDSLLSKKDAEALFLSKKEAALKRERIKGYSFNHRKSAESEHGKPSGRWRYWLEQWVDTQLAKSKEFEDLEPVLTSHLKPKDEDKRQFKQKNSPKKQQFEPLDSPQSAPRRYLRHKKQCSMGDDNFQSSPAIPTYMATTESAKAKARSLSSPKLRPGAFDVYSDSYSPYKNKLSLVSSMASEVPSFYRSGKPNGYQQKSPSLKGIPATVKPSRNIAGELSID; from the exons ATGGCCAAAAGGAGGAGCTGGTTCACCTTAGTGAAGAGATTCTTTAGGCTAGAGAAGCGAACAAAGCCAGAGAAG gaaggaagaaggaaatgggTGTTTGAGAGGCTTCAAGTCAAAAGGTTACCGCCAATTGCAGTACCACCACCCCCAAAGACAGTTGATGATGCAGAGGAACAAGTGCAGAGCAAGCACGCCCTTAGTATGGCTCTTGCTGTGGCAGCCGCTTCTGAAGCAGCTGCCGCAGCTGCTTCAGAAGCGGCTGCCAAGGTTGCTAAGCTCACAAGCCAGCCTCAGCATTCGTCTCATCAATGCCAAAAAGAAGTGGATGGACCTTCCATTGCCATAATACACCAGGACACCACCCATATTTCTcgtcaaaaagaaaggaaaagccAAGAATTGGCTGCTATTAGAATTCAAGCCGCCTTTCGGGGTTATCTC GCAAGGAAAGCACTGAGGGCATTGAAGGGAATAGTGAGGCTTCAAGCGATAATTCGAGGCCGGGCTGTCAGGCGCCAAGCAATGACCATTCTTAAGCACTTGCAATCCATTGTGGACATACATTCACAGGTCTGTGCGACCAGATCACACATCGTTCAGATGCATTGCGACGAGAATTGTCAGATCAAACACATCAGGTACAAG GTGGATAAAAACAGCCAAAGAAGGTGGGATGACAGCTTATTGTCCAAAAAGGATGCAGAGGCATTGTTCTTAAGCAAGAAAGAGGCTGCACTGAAGAGAGAGCGCATAAAGGGATATTCGTTCAACCATCGG AAGTCAGCAGAATCAGAACATGGAAAACCAAGCGGGAGGTGGAGGTATTGGTTGGAGCAATGGGTGGATACGCAACTTGCTAAAAGCAAAGAATTTGAAGATCTAGAACCAGTTCTGACTTCTCATCTGAAACCAAAGGACGAGGATAAAAGACAGTTTAAGCAGAAAAATAGTCCGAAAAAACAACAGTTCGAGCCTCTGGACTCCCCTCAATCTGCTCCAAGAAGGTACCTTCGCCATAAAAAACAGTGCTCGATGGGAGACGACAATTTCCAAAGCTCCCCGGCCATACCGACTTATATGGCCACAACTGAATCGGCCAAGGCAAAAGCCAGATCACTGAGTTCGCCGAAACTGAGGCCCGGGGCTTTTGATGTTTACTCCGATAGCTATTCCCCATACAAGAATAAGCTCTCTCTTGTATCTTCGATGGCAAGCGAAGTGCCTAGCTTTTACAGAAGCGGCAAGCCAAATGGTTACCAGCAGAAATCTCCAAGCTTGAAGGGCATTCCCGCTACTGTGAAGCCAAGCAGAAACATTGCAGGGGAACTTAGCATTGATTAA
- the LOC115733610 gene encoding protein EARLY RESPONSIVE TO DEHYDRATION 15-like isoform X1 produces MALVSGTRSKLNPKAEPFIPMSYRQVEDFSPAWWELVKASPWYRNYWLSQRGDDDFGTNDCDDAFGHDEDDMMREIMDDEFMLVDELDGVDKRENGGSDPMGVGEEEGKLLNGAQMELEALLKNLAKALLQDPSMPKSPKHRAPKSPVMGSQKFCKKSVQKVSVKCAPRRIHQPR; encoded by the exons ATGGCGTTGGTGTCGGGGACGAGATCGAAATTGAATCCGAAAGCGGAGCCGTTCATTCCGATGTCTTATCGGCAGGTGGAGGATTTCTCGCCTGCGTGGTGGGAGCTCGTGAAGGCGTCGCCTTGGTATCGCAATTACTGGCTGAGCCAACGTGGGGACGACGATTTCGGAACGAATGATTGTGACGACGCTTTTGGTCATGACGAGGATGATATGATGCGGGAGATTATGGATGATGAGTTCATGTTGGTGGATGAGCTGGATGGTGTTGACAAGAGGGAAAATGGAGGATCAGATCCAATGGGCGTTGGTGAAGAAGAGGGGAAACTGCTCAATG GTGCGCAAATGGAGCTTGAAGCTCTGTTGAAGAACTTGGCTAAAGCTCTGTTGCAGGACCCGAGCATGCCGAAGTCACCCAAGCATAGAGCGCCCAAATCACCAGTAATGGGATCTCAAAAGTTCTGCAAGAAATCAGTCCAGAAGGTGAGTGTCAAGTGTGCTCCTCGACGCATTCATCAGCCTCGCTGA
- the LOC115733610 gene encoding protein EARLY RESPONSIVE TO DEHYDRATION 15-like isoform X2: MALVSGTRSKLNPKAEPFIPMSYRQVEDFSPAWWELVKASPWYRNYWLSQRGDDDFGTNDCDDAFGHDEDDMMREIMDDEFMLVDELDGVDKRENGGSDPMGVGEEEGKLLNGNEAKALLQDPSMPKSPKHRAPKSPVMGSQKFCKKSVQKVSVKCAPRRIHQPR, encoded by the exons ATGGCGTTGGTGTCGGGGACGAGATCGAAATTGAATCCGAAAGCGGAGCCGTTCATTCCGATGTCTTATCGGCAGGTGGAGGATTTCTCGCCTGCGTGGTGGGAGCTCGTGAAGGCGTCGCCTTGGTATCGCAATTACTGGCTGAGCCAACGTGGGGACGACGATTTCGGAACGAATGATTGTGACGACGCTTTTGGTCATGACGAGGATGATATGATGCGGGAGATTATGGATGATGAGTTCATGTTGGTGGATGAGCTGGATGGTGTTGACAAGAGGGAAAATGGAGGATCAGATCCAATGGGCGTTGGTGAAGAAGAGGGGAAACTGCTCAATGGTAACGA GGCTAAAGCTCTGTTGCAGGACCCGAGCATGCCGAAGTCACCCAAGCATAGAGCGCCCAAATCACCAGTAATGGGATCTCAAAAGTTCTGCAAGAAATCAGTCCAGAAGGTGAGTGTCAAGTGTGCTCCTCGACGCATTCATCAGCCTCGCTGA